The Shewanella sp. MTB7 genome includes a window with the following:
- a CDS encoding hybrid sensor histidine kinase/response regulator: MLAWLSLDTWLITFISIAYLVILFVVAQWGQGQAQSQWVSRPWVYSLSLGVSCTSWAFYGTVGQAATTGAWLAPIYIGSICCLVLAWPMLLRMLKIIKAQNLTSIADFIACRYDRSPKIAATIAIVSLLGTIPYIALQLRAISTSFDLLTGTFQSGISTAFVVTLVLIVFSIWFGTQQIAASKQNQGLVLAIAFSSVVKLFALTAVGIFATFFIFDGFGDLLLQKESLKPVTDSSSIYFVLIQIILGAITIFILPQEFHMMMIENHHEKELKAARWLFPLYLILINVFVLPIAIAGQLTFPGGSVDADTYVLTIPLFYQQAWLGIVVYVGGLAAATAMVIVAAIVLSTMISTEILTPLLLRHPKFNAQQTPQLAGVLLNLRRVSIAAILLFAFAFDRFIDEQSHLAGIGLLSFVLLSQFAPAAIGALFWRQATSNGAFIGLIVGTGLWLYTLLLPTIFSDANWVLHGPFTISWLTPTNLFGLDWLDPITHGVFYSLSANLACYLLISLLTRRSVGESIQAELFLNRTQSQFERHLTLDDLYSLLHRFIDKEEADGLLAFAKLEEGRELESHLINDSKISGKGQSKNDKLVEYTRLKLSGVLGSASTRMVMKAASFSQEVPLEDVVSIVDEASQIFEFNRELLQSGVENIEQGISVVDADMRLVAWNQRYIELLEYPEHFVKAGLPIEALIRFNIERGVITGDEANNLVARRIAHMRSGNGHHFQRTLPNGIVLEIRGQAMPRGGFVSTFSDITAHIQAEKALQQANETLEKRVESRTHELAKAKAEAEAANSSKTRFLAAASHDLMQPFNALTLFTDMLKQRVKSTELKDLAAHIEDSLNVVENLLSDLVEISRLDGSPQKVEQSHFAIDDLLATLTNEFSALSKQADIDFNYQFSSCFVDTDQRMLRRIIQNFLSNAFHYSPAGMLTQCANDLENMSNKANFKPKVILGVRRFKGHLSIQIWDNGPGIPVDKQQAIFGEFERLEQTREVPGLGLGLAISDRIAKLLNLNISLHSVVGKGTCFAIEVPRVAKQKRRSNIVSFPFDESQSSKTQFNITVLVIDNDELMLKAISSQLTEWGCKVLAAKDEVSAISLLEQGTPDAQSPKLIIADYHLDDDHNGVDLTQGILSSHSAFVTKPPSCVICSADPSEQVRQHTSSAGFGFVRKPVKAIALKRMIKKLS, translated from the coding sequence GTGTTAGCTTGGCTGTCGTTAGATACGTGGTTGATCACCTTTATCTCTATCGCTTATCTGGTGATCTTGTTTGTGGTGGCTCAGTGGGGACAGGGACAAGCTCAGAGTCAGTGGGTTAGTCGGCCATGGGTATACAGTCTGTCGCTGGGAGTCAGTTGTACCTCTTGGGCGTTTTACGGCACAGTGGGTCAAGCGGCAACAACTGGGGCTTGGCTTGCCCCTATCTACATAGGATCTATCTGTTGCCTCGTGTTGGCCTGGCCCATGTTGCTGCGTATGCTTAAGATCATCAAGGCGCAGAATCTCACTTCCATCGCCGATTTTATTGCTTGTCGTTATGATCGCTCGCCAAAAATTGCAGCGACTATTGCCATTGTTTCTTTACTCGGAACCATTCCCTATATTGCCTTGCAGTTGAGAGCTATCAGCACCAGTTTCGATCTGCTTACCGGCACTTTTCAGTCAGGAATAAGTACCGCCTTTGTGGTGACCTTAGTATTAATTGTATTTAGTATCTGGTTCGGTACACAGCAAATTGCTGCCAGTAAACAAAATCAGGGGTTAGTGCTCGCTATCGCCTTTAGTTCAGTGGTGAAACTGTTTGCCCTGACGGCGGTGGGGATCTTCGCCACCTTCTTTATCTTCGATGGTTTTGGTGATCTCCTCCTGCAAAAAGAGAGTTTAAAACCTGTTACCGACAGTAGTTCAATTTACTTTGTGCTGATCCAAATTATTCTCGGTGCGATAACCATCTTTATCTTGCCCCAAGAGTTTCACATGATGATGATTGAAAACCATCATGAAAAAGAGCTTAAGGCTGCACGTTGGCTCTTTCCCCTGTATTTAATCTTAATCAATGTTTTTGTATTACCCATCGCCATCGCAGGTCAGTTGACTTTCCCCGGTGGCAGTGTCGATGCCGATACCTATGTGCTGACCATTCCGCTATTTTACCAGCAAGCTTGGTTGGGGATCGTGGTTTATGTCGGTGGTCTAGCCGCCGCAACCGCCATGGTGATAGTGGCGGCGATTGTGCTTAGTACCATGATCTCCACCGAGATATTAACGCCGCTACTATTGCGCCACCCTAAGTTTAATGCCCAGCAGACACCGCAACTTGCGGGGGTACTGCTTAATCTTAGACGGGTATCCATCGCTGCAATCTTGCTGTTCGCCTTTGCTTTTGATCGTTTTATCGATGAACAGAGTCACCTAGCGGGGATAGGTCTGCTTTCTTTTGTGTTGTTATCACAATTTGCCCCCGCGGCCATCGGTGCCCTGTTTTGGCGACAAGCCACCTCCAATGGTGCCTTTATTGGCTTGATTGTCGGTACGGGCTTGTGGCTCTATACCTTGCTCTTACCGACTATTTTCTCCGATGCAAACTGGGTGTTACATGGCCCCTTTACGATTAGTTGGTTAACGCCCACTAACCTGTTTGGCCTTGACTGGCTCGATCCTATTACCCATGGGGTTTTTTATAGTTTGTCGGCCAATCTTGCTTGTTACTTGTTAATTTCACTGCTCACGCGGCGCAGTGTCGGTGAGTCGATTCAAGCTGAGCTGTTTTTAAATCGCACTCAGAGTCAGTTTGAACGTCACTTGACGCTGGATGATCTCTATAGTCTGTTGCATCGCTTTATCGATAAAGAGGAAGCCGATGGCTTGTTGGCGTTTGCTAAGTTGGAAGAGGGGCGTGAACTAGAGAGTCATCTTATCAATGACAGCAAAATCAGTGGTAAAGGCCAGAGTAAAAATGACAAGCTGGTGGAATATACCCGTTTAAAGCTGTCCGGCGTGTTGGGATCTGCATCGACTCGCATGGTGATGAAAGCCGCCTCATTTTCACAAGAAGTTCCCCTTGAAGATGTGGTGAGCATTGTCGATGAAGCCAGTCAGATCTTCGAATTTAACCGTGAACTGTTGCAATCTGGGGTCGAGAATATCGAGCAGGGGATCAGTGTGGTCGATGCCGATATGCGTTTGGTGGCCTGGAATCAAAGATATATAGAACTGCTTGAGTATCCTGAACACTTCGTTAAAGCAGGGCTCCCCATCGAAGCATTAATCCGTTTTAATATCGAGCGTGGGGTGATAACAGGGGATGAGGCCAATAATCTGGTTGCACGACGAATCGCACATATGCGCTCGGGTAATGGCCATCACTTCCAACGCACCTTGCCCAACGGCATTGTATTGGAGATCCGTGGTCAAGCTATGCCTAGAGGAGGTTTTGTCAGCACTTTTTCTGATATTACCGCGCATATTCAAGCCGAGAAAGCACTGCAGCAAGCCAACGAAACCTTAGAAAAACGGGTTGAGAGTCGCACCCATGAATTGGCCAAAGCTAAGGCAGAAGCTGAAGCGGCTAACAGTTCTAAAACCCGCTTTTTAGCTGCAGCTAGTCACGACTTGATGCAACCCTTTAATGCATTGACTCTGTTTACCGATATGTTGAAACAGCGAGTGAAATCCACTGAACTTAAGGATCTTGCCGCGCATATTGAAGACTCCCTCAATGTGGTGGAGAATCTGTTATCTGATCTGGTGGAGATATCTAGGCTTGATGGCAGTCCACAGAAAGTGGAGCAAAGCCATTTTGCTATTGATGATCTATTAGCGACGTTAACAAACGAATTCAGTGCGCTCTCTAAGCAAGCGGATATCGATTTTAACTATCAGTTTTCTAGCTGTTTTGTCGACACAGATCAGCGTATGTTAAGGCGCATTATTCAAAACTTTCTCTCTAACGCCTTTCATTATTCACCAGCTGGGATGTTAACTCAGTGCGCTAATGACTTAGAAAATATGTCCAATAAAGCAAATTTTAAACCTAAGGTGATACTGGGTGTGAGACGTTTTAAAGGGCACCTTTCGATTCAGATCTGGGACAATGGCCCAGGTATTCCTGTTGATAAACAGCAAGCCATCTTCGGTGAGTTTGAGCGGTTAGAGCAGACACGAGAAGTGCCAGGTTTAGGGCTAGGTTTGGCTATTTCAGATCGTATCGCCAAGCTGCTCAATCTTAACATATCCCTACACTCGGTGGTTGGTAAAGGTACCTGTTTTGCCATCGAGGTGCCTAGAGTTGCCAAGCAAAAACGTCGCAGCAATATCGTCAGTTTTCCATTTGATGAGAGTCAATCGAGCAAGACTCAATTTAATATCACAGTGCTGGTGATAGACAACGACGAGTTGATGCTCAAAGCCATCTCATCACAACTGACAGAGTGGGGATGCAAGGTCCTCGCCGCCAAAGATGAAGTAAGCGCAATAAGCCTACTTGAACAGGGAACACCTGATGCACAATCCCCTAAACTTATCATCGCAGATTATCATCTAGACGATGACCACAATGGTGTCGATTTAACCCAAGGCATACTGTCTAGCCATAGTGCGTTTGTTACCAAGCCACCAAGCTGCGTCATCTGCTCCGCCGACCCGTCAGAGCAAGTGCGCCAACACACCAGCTCGGCAGGCTTTGGATTTGTGCGCAAACCGGTGAAGGCTATTGCGCTAAAGCGCATGATCAAGAAGTTGTCTTAA
- a CDS encoding redoxin family protein, with the protein MNSLQQRLLTLFICTVFSTHYAHGTSSVFNKTQLTTIKAQNMGKRWLMLLWSVDCPPCFKELASIQKLKQRLKQKHLQLNVVLVNTDANEEALAEQFKIIQEFQLDDFPNFHFAEDQGDQNRFLIDPHWYGELPRSYFVTRDGEFHGKSGVISQSILVRWLIE; encoded by the coding sequence ATGAATAGCCTACAACAACGCCTGCTCACTTTATTCATCTGCACAGTGTTCAGCACACACTATGCCCATGGGACTTCATCGGTATTCAATAAGACACAACTTACAACGATTAAAGCGCAAAACATGGGGAAAAGATGGCTAATGTTGTTGTGGTCTGTCGACTGCCCGCCCTGTTTTAAGGAGTTGGCAAGCATTCAAAAACTAAAACAGAGATTAAAACAGAAACATCTCCAGCTCAACGTGGTGCTGGTCAATACCGATGCCAATGAAGAGGCACTGGCAGAGCAGTTTAAGATCATACAAGAGTTTCAACTCGATGATTTTCCAAACTTTCATTTTGCAGAAGATCAAGGGGATCAAAATCGCTTCCTTATCGATCCCCACTGGTATGGCGAGCTACCTCGAAGTTATTTTGTGACCAGGGATGGCGAGTTCCACGGTAAAAGTGGCGTTATCAGCCAATCCATTTTAGTCCGCTGGTTAATAGAGTAG
- a CDS encoding sialidase family protein produces the protein MIKYNCLIFLFFSCIPLTFTSAQAAQAAHAHHKLQSQTDSTTTCTQEEITCAKTVTASFAPNGDLWRLWSHNDSLYFQISRDKGVTFSTVRRVPIAKESISARNENRPKIAFDQYQGVYLSWAMPKAKKYTADIRFAYSKDYGTSFTKPITVNNDKLETGHSFNEMQVSDEGEISLVWLDARLAHQARSQGKQTNGSALYLGKANYRKQQPTFTNQALANSTCVCCRIALDTSSQGELAILWRHIYGDNIREFALLTLAQDENTPLTPYQISHDHWQIDGCPHQGGGLSIDKHNRYHMVWFNQGDLGKGIFYASSLDQGKTLTKPVSIGEQSAQAAHPHIDTLGNKVNIVWTQFNGIEHQLWHQYSDDNGQSFSQPKLLTTATAGADRPFIITNNKMSFVSWHRLKQSHWIQAL, from the coding sequence ATGATTAAATATAATTGTTTGATATTTTTATTTTTTAGCTGCATACCGTTAACGTTTACCAGCGCCCAAGCCGCCCAAGCCGCCCATGCTCACCACAAGTTGCAATCTCAAACTGACAGCACCACCACATGTACGCAAGAAGAGATAACCTGCGCCAAAACAGTGACCGCATCATTTGCCCCCAATGGTGATTTATGGCGTTTATGGTCGCACAACGACAGCCTCTATTTTCAAATATCACGGGATAAGGGCGTCACTTTTTCCACCGTTAGACGAGTGCCTATCGCTAAAGAGAGCATATCGGCACGTAATGAAAACCGTCCCAAGATAGCCTTTGACCAGTATCAGGGCGTGTACCTGTCGTGGGCGATGCCAAAAGCCAAAAAATACACCGCTGATATACGTTTTGCCTATTCCAAGGATTATGGAACCAGCTTTACCAAGCCGATAACCGTCAATAACGACAAGCTTGAAACCGGCCATAGCTTTAATGAAATGCAGGTCTCAGATGAAGGTGAAATCTCGCTAGTGTGGCTTGACGCTCGTTTAGCCCATCAAGCGAGATCACAGGGAAAGCAAACCAATGGTTCAGCCCTATACCTTGGCAAGGCAAACTACCGCAAGCAGCAACCGACTTTTACTAATCAAGCATTAGCCAACAGTACCTGCGTGTGTTGCCGCATAGCCCTCGATACTAGTAGTCAGGGTGAACTCGCGATTTTATGGCGACATATTTATGGCGATAATATTCGAGAGTTTGCATTACTGACCCTTGCTCAAGATGAAAACACACCGCTTACTCCCTACCAAATAAGCCATGACCACTGGCAAATTGATGGTTGCCCACATCAAGGTGGCGGGCTCAGTATTGATAAACATAACCGATATCATATGGTGTGGTTTAACCAAGGAGACTTAGGTAAGGGAATTTTTTATGCATCAAGCCTAGATCAGGGCAAAACCTTAACCAAGCCTGTGAGCATTGGTGAACAATCGGCGCAAGCTGCACATCCCCATATCGACACGCTTGGTAACAAGGTCAACATAGTCTGGACCCAATTCAATGGCATTGAGCATCAACTCTGGCACCAATACTCCGATGACAATGGTCAATCATTTAGCCAACCTAAGTTATTAACCACAGCAACTGCAGGCGCCGATCGGCCATTTATTATCACCAATAACAAGATGAGCTTTGTCTCTTGGCATCGATTGAAGCAAAGTCACTGGATACAAGCATTATGA
- a CDS encoding TonB-dependent receptor has translation MSKQRISAFALITGLIASFTVLGSEDYREETPTLNALTNTNNNLERITVTATRQQSLDTDLAMSLQGVSTEELAIDSGQHIAESLNSISGVLIDQLSGGQGHKAAIRMPMNTSGYYLYLQDNIPLQSPAFFNHNALWWSSFNSNIARMEVLKGAGTALYGSGAVAATINILSKEVAKSPQTDVGLTLGQDDYAKAQFSHSNILSDTQGIRVSASYLTNEGWRDHTGSERAELTFRHEFELADNERLVTSLVVSDLEQEMAGNLTQALYDNDKTNSGLSADVLANDPLRKTRYLRLSSQWDKTTDNNYFSLIPYYRYRTNDYTATWNKNMPKVESEVHTLGLLALANFEHESDSDTTVGLDIELTEGDQLSYQPLDYTSTGFRADTFTKGEVFYDDTTQYLSLSPYIQHKRELTDNLDLTLGARYDYGQYDFNNHLGVFGDIGHGKRSIKDRKDNFSHISPKASLNYHLTQDTSLYLRYANSFRLPTASSLYHLTIKDDGNAEAVDPEISDTYELGFKANWQSISLDTAVYYMDVDDGIVRAYNDAGQRYLTNAARVIHQGVEVSVAWKINEQLNLSTAYSRSHHEFDQHEAYSGNEMAAAPDYIANVRLRYMPTFAQGLTSMLEIQSIGEYWLDDANSQDDNEMDRIENGYTIANIKALYQFSKQLSFNARVLNVTNEEYAQEASYRYGKTFYSPGAPRTAYVGVNYQW, from the coding sequence ATGAGTAAACAAAGAATATCCGCATTCGCACTTATTACAGGGTTGATTGCATCTTTCACTGTTTTAGGTAGCGAGGACTACCGTGAAGAAACGCCTACCCTGAATGCATTAACCAACACCAACAATAATCTTGAACGTATTACTGTCACAGCAACACGTCAGCAATCTTTAGATACTGATCTTGCCATGTCACTACAGGGGGTCAGCACAGAAGAGCTAGCCATTGATAGTGGTCAACATATCGCCGAATCACTTAACAGCATTTCAGGGGTGTTAATTGACCAACTTTCTGGCGGCCAAGGCCATAAGGCAGCAATCAGAATGCCCATGAACACCAGTGGTTACTATCTCTATTTACAGGATAATATCCCCCTGCAATCTCCGGCCTTTTTTAACCATAATGCCCTTTGGTGGTCCAGTTTTAACTCTAACATTGCCCGAATGGAGGTCTTAAAGGGCGCTGGTACTGCCTTATATGGATCTGGAGCCGTAGCTGCAACGATTAATATTTTATCTAAAGAGGTGGCGAAGTCTCCTCAAACGGATGTGGGATTGACACTCGGGCAAGATGATTATGCTAAGGCGCAATTTAGTCACAGCAATATACTCTCCGATACTCAAGGCATTCGAGTGTCAGCGTCATACCTAACCAATGAAGGGTGGCGTGACCATACCGGATCTGAACGGGCTGAATTAACCTTCAGACATGAATTCGAGTTAGCAGATAATGAACGCCTCGTCACCTCTTTAGTGGTTTCAGACCTTGAACAGGAGATGGCAGGAAATTTAACCCAAGCCTTATATGACAATGACAAAACAAATTCGGGGTTATCTGCTGACGTATTAGCAAATGATCCACTACGCAAAACCAGATACTTACGACTGTCTAGTCAGTGGGACAAAACCACCGACAATAATTATTTTTCACTCATCCCATATTATCGCTACCGTACTAACGATTACACCGCAACCTGGAATAAAAACATGCCTAAGGTAGAGTCTGAAGTACACACCTTGGGCTTACTGGCATTAGCAAATTTTGAGCATGAAAGTGACAGTGATACCACTGTTGGCTTAGATATTGAGCTTACCGAAGGCGACCAACTTTCCTATCAACCCCTTGACTATACCAGCACAGGTTTTAGGGCCGACACCTTCACTAAGGGGGAAGTATTTTATGATGACACCACTCAATACCTCAGTCTCTCTCCCTATATTCAGCACAAGCGGGAATTAACAGATAATCTCGATTTAACTCTTGGTGCCAGATATGATTATGGTCAATATGATTTTAACAACCACTTAGGTGTTTTTGGTGACATAGGCCATGGAAAACGCAGTATTAAAGACAGAAAAGATAACTTTAGCCATATAAGCCCTAAAGCAAGTCTAAACTATCACCTGACTCAAGATACTAGCCTTTATCTACGTTATGCCAACAGTTTTCGCTTACCAACCGCAAGTAGTTTGTACCATTTAACAATTAAAGATGATGGCAATGCCGAAGCGGTCGATCCAGAGATATCTGATACCTATGAACTTGGATTTAAAGCCAACTGGCAATCCATATCACTTGATACTGCCGTTTATTATATGGATGTAGATGATGGTATTGTGCGTGCTTATAACGATGCAGGCCAGCGCTATTTAACCAATGCAGCTAGGGTTATTCATCAAGGGGTTGAAGTATCTGTTGCGTGGAAGATCAATGAACAGCTAAACCTTAGTACGGCATACAGCAGATCTCACCATGAATTTGATCAACATGAAGCTTACTCAGGTAATGAAATGGCGGCTGCACCGGACTATATCGCTAACGTGCGTTTACGCTATATGCCGACATTTGCACAAGGCTTAACCAGCATGCTAGAGATACAATCCATAGGGGAATACTGGTTAGACGATGCGAACAGCCAAGATGATAATGAAATGGATCGTATTGAAAATGGCTACACCATCGCCAATATCAAAGCCCTTTATCAATTCTCTAAGCAGCTATCTTTCAATGCCAGAGTGTTAAATGTCACTAATGAGGAGTATGCACAGGAAGCCTCATATCGATACGGCAAAACATTCTACTCCCCAGGAGCCCCTAGAACCGCTTATGTCGGTGTAAATTATCAATGGTAG
- a CDS encoding response regulator transcription factor — translation MSQAKVAIADDHPLFRAALKQAVVESFDKADILEAENFQELLAIVEQTPSLEIVFLDLHMPGNDGFTGLTLLQNHFPDLVVIMVSSDDQSDIMRKAINFGASAFIPKSANLTQIGAAIEQVLDGEIWLPEHTSINTDQQSAAEHQRLAAQLAQLTPQQYTVLARIAGGQLNKQIAYDLDIKETTVKKHVSAILLKLEVYNRTQAGLVYQQLMITQPENQVISA, via the coding sequence ATGTCACAGGCTAAAGTGGCTATTGCAGACGACCACCCACTGTTTCGCGCTGCACTCAAGCAGGCCGTAGTAGAGAGCTTCGATAAGGCCGACATACTAGAAGCTGAAAATTTTCAAGAACTCCTCGCCATAGTCGAGCAAACCCCCTCACTTGAAATCGTCTTTCTCGATCTACATATGCCCGGTAACGATGGTTTTACAGGCCTGACACTCCTACAAAATCACTTCCCAGATCTCGTGGTGATCATGGTGTCATCGGACGACCAGAGTGACATCATGCGCAAAGCCATCAACTTTGGTGCCAGCGCTTTTATCCCCAAATCGGCCAACTTGACCCAGATTGGCGCAGCGATCGAACAAGTACTCGACGGTGAGATTTGGCTGCCAGAACACACCTCAATCAACACAGATCAACAGAGCGCCGCTGAGCATCAACGTTTAGCTGCACAACTGGCACAACTCACCCCACAACAATATACCGTACTTGCCCGTATTGCAGGCGGACAACTCAACAAGCAGATAGCCTATGACTTGGACATTAAAGAAACTACCGTGAAGAAGCATGTCTCGGCAATACTGCTCAAACTAGAGGTGTATAATCGCACCCAAGCGGGACTGGTGTATCAGCAGTTGATGATCACCCAACCAGAGAATCAGGTTATTAGCGCGTAA